One window from the genome of Deinococcus sp. NW-56 encodes:
- a CDS encoding roadblock/LC7 domain-containing protein produces MISELLEVRGVRHVALLDAAGKVVTSAGAGADISVVPPARAVVGSLKAALGAGEWQDLLLDFGDGPVLLTPHGAGVLLTAFDEVASLGRVRFAVGRLLG; encoded by the coding sequence ATGATCTCCGAACTGCTGGAGGTGCGCGGCGTCCGGCACGTCGCCCTGCTGGACGCGGCGGGCAAGGTCGTCACCAGCGCGGGCGCGGGGGCCGACATCAGCGTGGTGCCGCCCGCCCGCGCCGTCGTGGGCAGCCTCAAGGCCGCGCTGGGCGCGGGCGAGTGGCAGGACCTGCTCCTCGACTTCGGGGACGGCCCGGTCCTGCTGACCCCCCACGGCGCCGGGGTCTTGCTGACCGCCTTCGACGAGGTCGCCAGCCTGGGCCGGGTGCGCTTCGCGGTGGGGCGGCTGCTGGGGTAG
- a CDS encoding roadblock/LC7 domain-containing protein: protein MLSHLTQLVADVDGAWAAAIGGLDGLLVEGHAAANTDLNLLVAEHAGLMRASGAAYGDTLNGGNVRELYLRGERLSVYLHPITSAFFLLLALDARSNLGQARLYGRAAAHRLEALL from the coding sequence ATGCTGTCACATCTCACACAACTGGTCGCGGACGTGGACGGAGCCTGGGCGGCGGCCATCGGCGGGCTGGACGGGCTGCTGGTGGAGGGCCACGCGGCGGCGAACACCGACCTTAACCTGCTGGTGGCCGAGCACGCGGGGCTGATGCGGGCGTCGGGCGCGGCCTACGGCGACACCCTGAACGGCGGTAACGTGCGCGAGCTGTATCTGCGCGGCGAGCGCCTGAGCGTCTACCTGCACCCCATCACCTCCGCTTTCTTCCTGCTGCTGGCGCTGGACGCCCGCAGCAACCTCGGGCAGGCCCGGCTGTACGGCCGCGCCGCCGCCCACCGTCTGGAGGCCCTGCTGTGA
- a CDS encoding PIG-L deacetylase family protein: MTAAPQPTLLAVFAHPDDEAFSVGGTLTHYARRGVRVVLACATRGEAGKITVPGMTVDDLGQQREQELREACRALEIGEPVFLDYHDSGRYERTRYDDPLALMNVNPLDVEVKLRALIEEVQPQVIVTFDPHGGYGHVDHLQIHRATAAAFFSTGHLPGGGPQRLYYTAMTHEAAAGIARMGQDLDPLVYGVSADTVAVRMNVAAYADNKKAALAAHGTQTGAESLLGRMTPEEREALETRMLGTEGFSIGGTRTPIARYPLRGLFDGVPGCEGVEEPEAVAPGV; the protein is encoded by the coding sequence ATGACTGCTGCCCCCCAGCCCACCCTGCTCGCCGTGTTCGCCCACCCCGACGACGAGGCCTTCAGCGTCGGCGGCACGCTGACCCACTACGCCCGCCGGGGGGTGCGGGTGGTCCTGGCCTGCGCCACGCGAGGCGAGGCGGGCAAGATCACGGTGCCGGGCATGACCGTGGACGACCTCGGGCAGCAGCGCGAGCAGGAGTTGCGCGAGGCGTGCCGGGCGCTGGAGATCGGGGAGCCGGTTTTTCTCGACTATCACGACTCCGGCCGCTACGAGCGCACCCGCTATGACGATCCCCTCGCGCTGATGAACGTGAACCCGCTCGACGTGGAGGTCAAGCTGCGGGCGCTCATCGAGGAGGTGCAGCCGCAGGTCATCGTCACCTTCGACCCGCATGGCGGCTACGGGCACGTCGACCACCTTCAGATTCACCGGGCGACCGCCGCCGCCTTTTTCAGCACCGGGCACCTGCCCGGCGGCGGGCCGCAGCGGCTGTACTACACCGCCATGACCCACGAGGCGGCGGCCGGAATCGCCCGGATGGGCCAGGACCTCGACCCGCTGGTCTATGGGGTGTCCGCAGACACGGTGGCGGTCCGGATGAACGTGGCCGCCTACGCGGACAACAAGAAAGCGGCCCTCGCCGCCCACGGCACCCAGACGGGCGCGGAGAGCCTGCTGGGCCGCATGACCCCCGAGGAACGGGAGGCGCTCGAAACCCGGATGCTGGGCACCGAGGGCTTCAGCATCGGCGGCACGCGCACGCCGATTGCCCGCTACCCGCTGCGGGGGCTGTTCGATGGGGTGCCGGGATGCGAGGGGGTAGAGGAGCCGGAGGCGGTGGCGCCGGGCGTGTAA
- a CDS encoding roadblock/LC7 domain-containing protein — translation MSARFDALRPLPGVVAAALVGPDGLPIELLGEGGDGLAAELAALRVSLDRVCRRLGAGEVTRLAFTSERVEVVAVTSGDFILGVAQTRGTDTRAAQQLLARLALELTDLPRPEFA, via the coding sequence GTGAGCGCCCGTTTTGATGCCCTGCGGCCCCTGCCCGGCGTGGTGGCGGCCGCCCTGGTCGGCCCCGACGGGCTGCCCATCGAACTGCTGGGCGAGGGTGGCGACGGTCTGGCCGCCGAACTTGCGGCCCTGCGCGTCAGCCTCGACCGGGTGTGCCGCCGCCTCGGGGCGGGGGAAGTGACCCGGCTGGCCTTTACCAGCGAGCGCGTGGAGGTGGTCGCGGTCACCAGCGGCGACTTCATCCTGGGCGTGGCCCAGACGCGCGGCACCGACACCCGCGCCGCGCAGCAGCTTCTCGCCCGGCTGGCCCTGGAGCTGACCGATCTGCCCCGGCCGGAGTTCGCATGA